A single window of Flagellimonas maritima DNA harbors:
- a CDS encoding HPP family protein, which yields MKKRVPVSEIMTRELVTLTTDSDLVSAEELFKKHGIRHIPVVDGKNIVGILSYTDLLRISFADAIEDDGERVDTTVYNMFSIAQVMARDITSVSSDTTIKDVAQFLSKKEFHELPVVDDGELVGIVTTTDLINYLLQQY from the coding sequence ATGAAAAAGCGTGTACCCGTATCGGAAATAATGACCAGAGAACTGGTTACCTTGACCACAGACAGCGACTTGGTAAGTGCCGAAGAACTTTTTAAAAAGCATGGCATAAGGCATATCCCAGTTGTTGATGGAAAAAATATAGTAGGTATTCTGAGCTATACTGATTTATTGCGTATCAGTTTTGCGGATGCTATTGAAGATGATGGTGAAAGAGTCGATACTACGGTCTATAATATGTTCTCCATAGCTCAAGTGATGGCGAGGGATATAACTAGCGTATCATCTGACACGACCATAAAAGATGTAGCACAGTTTCTTTCAAAAAAAGAATTTCATGAACTTCCTGTAGTAGATGATGGAGAATTGGTTGGAATAGTAACTACGACCGACTTGATAAATTATCTTCTTCAGCAATATTGA
- the rny gene encoding ribonuclease Y, producing the protein MDNTIVIIIATIVGLAIGFVIAKMMEKGKATKIISNSKKEAADIIKEAKKEGENIKKDKIFQAKERFLELKAEHEKVIINKDKKIAEAEKRTRDKESQTTSELAKNKKLNEQLQQKIKETNHKAEILEKKQSETDKLHKSQVQQLEVISGLSAEDAKAQLLESLKETAKTDAMAYLQTTLEETKLTAQQEARKIVINTIQRIGTEEAVENCVSVFNLESDDVKGRIIGREGRNIRAIESATGVEIIVDDTPEAIILSCFDSVRREVARLSLHRLVTDGRIHPARIEEIVKKTEKQINEEIVEIGKRTVIDLGIHGLHPELIKAVGRMKYRSSYGQNLLQHSREVAKLCGVMAAELGLNPKIAKRAGLLHDIGKVPNTEVEVETPHAILGMQWAQKYGENKEVCNAIGAHHDEIEMNTLISPIVQVCDAISGARPGARRQVLDSYIQRLKDLEDIAFGFNGVQKAYAIQAGRELRVIVESEKVSDDKAAELSFEISQKIQTDMTYPGQVKVTVIRETRSVNVAK; encoded by the coding sequence ATGGATAACACTATAGTAATTATAATAGCTACGATAGTAGGGTTGGCAATAGGATTTGTTATTGCCAAGATGATGGAAAAAGGAAAGGCTACAAAAATCATCTCAAATTCAAAAAAAGAAGCTGCAGATATTATCAAAGAGGCAAAAAAGGAAGGCGAGAATATTAAAAAGGATAAAATATTTCAAGCAAAAGAGCGCTTTCTGGAATTAAAGGCGGAGCACGAAAAGGTAATTATAAATAAAGACAAAAAAATCGCCGAGGCCGAAAAACGCACAAGGGACAAAGAATCCCAAACAACCAGTGAGCTGGCCAAGAACAAAAAGCTGAACGAGCAATTACAGCAAAAGATAAAGGAAACCAACCACAAGGCTGAAATCCTTGAGAAAAAACAATCTGAAACTGATAAATTGCATAAAAGTCAAGTTCAACAGCTAGAAGTCATCTCCGGGCTTTCTGCCGAAGATGCGAAAGCCCAATTGTTGGAATCCCTTAAAGAAACTGCAAAGACCGATGCAATGGCATATTTGCAGACGACTCTGGAAGAGACAAAATTGACTGCGCAGCAAGAGGCCAGAAAAATAGTTATAAATACCATTCAGCGTATTGGTACCGAAGAAGCTGTTGAGAACTGCGTATCCGTTTTCAACTTAGAGTCAGATGACGTAAAAGGGCGTATAATTGGTCGTGAGGGTCGTAATATACGAGCAATAGAATCTGCAACAGGTGTAGAAATCATTGTGGACGATACTCCCGAAGCGATAATTCTCTCATGTTTTGATTCTGTCAGGCGAGAAGTGGCAAGACTTTCATTGCACCGTTTGGTGACCGATGGAAGAATTCACCCCGCACGTATCGAAGAAATCGTGAAAAAGACCGAAAAACAAATCAATGAAGAGATTGTCGAAATTGGTAAGCGTACAGTAATAGATTTGGGAATTCATGGGCTACATCCAGAATTGATAAAAGCCGTGGGGCGAATGAAATATCGTTCTTCTTATGGACAAAACTTGTTACAGCACTCCAGAGAGGTCGCCAAGCTTTGCGGAGTAATGGCTGCAGAACTGGGACTCAATCCCAAGATTGCAAAAAGGGCAGGTCTATTGCACGATATTGGAAAAGTGCCCAATACCGAAGTGGAGGTGGAAACGCCCCATGCCATTTTGGGAATGCAGTGGGCACAAAAATATGGTGAGAACAAAGAGGTATGCAATGCTATTGGTGCCCACCATGATGAGATTGAAATGAATACATTGATTTCTCCCATAGTTCAGGTCTGTGATGCCATCAGCGGAGCAAGGCCAGGAGCGCGCAGACAAGTATTGGATTCTTACATTCAACGTTTAAAGGATTTGGAGGACATTGCATTTGGTTTCAACGGGGTCCAAAAGGCCTATGCAATACAGGCTGGTAGAGAACTACGGGTTATTGTAGAGAGTGAAAAGGTGAGCGATGACAAGGCCGCAGAACTTTCTTTTGAGATTTCCCAAAAAATACAAACAGACATGACATATCCCGGCCAGGTCAAAGTGACCGTGATAAGAGAAACAAGGTCAGTAAATGTAGCTAAATAG